A single Deltaproteobacteria bacterium DNA region contains:
- the purS gene encoding phosphoribosylformylglycinamidine synthase subunit PurS, with amino-acid sequence MASVGSPDSSEFEVVVQLKPEVLDPEARAIQETLARIGYDGVRSVQVSKRYILTVDDKSGQGAALVESVAREFLANPVSETFQVRKL; translated from the coding sequence ATGGCCTCGGTGGGTTCGCCTGATAGTTCTGAGTTTGAAGTTGTGGTGCAGTTAAAACCGGAAGTTCTTGATCCCGAGGCTCGGGCGATCCAAGAGACCCTGGCAAGAATCGGATACGATGGCGTCAGATCGGTCCAGGTCAGCAAGCGCTATATCTTGACTGTCGATGACAAGTCCGGTCAAGGGGCTGCGTTGGTCGAAAGTGTGGCGCGTGAATTCCTTGCTAATCCGGTCTCTGAGACCTTTCAAGTCAGGAAGTTGTGA
- a CDS encoding succinate dehydrogenase/fumarate reductase iron-sulfur subunit, producing the protein MKLKLHVWRQKNAKSSGKMVTYDAPNVSPHMSFLEMLDVVNEDLISKGEEPIAFEHDCREGICGSCSLMINGVAHGPEKATTTCQLHMRSFKDGDELYIEPWRAKAFPIIKDLVVDRSAFDRIIQAGGYVSVNAGGAQDANCLPIPKDTADQAMDAAQCIGCGACVAACKNASAMLFTSAKISHLGLLPQGQPERQRRALSMVQQMDKEGFGNCTNQFECEAVCPKEISVRFIARMNRDYLNASICGSGPEKKAGGGED; encoded by the coding sequence ATGAAGCTAAAGTTGCATGTTTGGCGCCAAAAAAACGCAAAGTCTAGTGGCAAAATGGTGACTTATGACGCTCCTAACGTCAGTCCTCACATGTCATTCCTGGAGATGCTTGATGTAGTTAACGAAGACCTTATCAGTAAAGGTGAGGAGCCCATAGCGTTCGAGCATGATTGCCGCGAGGGTATTTGCGGTTCCTGCTCGCTCATGATTAACGGAGTAGCTCACGGCCCGGAAAAGGCCACGACTACCTGTCAATTGCATATGCGTTCTTTCAAAGATGGCGACGAGCTTTACATTGAGCCATGGAGAGCCAAGGCCTTTCCGATTATTAAGGATCTTGTTGTTGACCGGTCGGCCTTTGATCGGATAATCCAAGCTGGCGGATATGTTTCGGTAAATGCAGGTGGTGCACAAGATGCTAACTGCTTGCCAATACCAAAGGATACTGCAGACCAGGCGATGGATGCTGCGCAGTGTATTGGATGCGGAGCGTGCGTGGCTGCGTGTAAGAATGCGTCGGCGATGCTTTTTACCTCAGCCAAGATTTCGCATCTGGGCTTGCTACCCCAAGGTCAACCGGAGCGTCAGCGTCGGGCTCTCAGTATGGTCCAGCAGATGGACAAAGAGGGTTTTGGAAACTGTACCAATCAGTTTGAATGCGAAGCGGTATGTCCGAAAGAGATCAGCGTTCGTTTCATTGCTCGAATGAATAGGGATTATCTTAACGCCTCGATTTGCGGCTCAGGACCGGAGAAAAAGGCTGGCGGCGGCGAGGATTGA
- a CDS encoding fumarate reductase/succinate dehydrogenase flavoprotein subunit has translation MNLDPKIPSGPLADKWTSYKGNAKLVNPANKRKYTVIVVGTGLAGGSAAATLAELGYNVLCFCFQDSPRRAHSIAAQGGINAAKNYQGDGDSVYRLFYDTIKGGDFRSREANVYRLAEVSRNIIDQCVAQGVPFAREYGGQLANRSFGGAQVSRTFYARGQTGQQLLLGAYQSLERQIAAGKVKMFPRTEMLDLVVKDGKATGIVVRSLVTGKVESFAAHAVVLASGGYGNVFYLSTNAKGSNVTATFRAYKRGAGFGNPCFTQIHPTCIPVSGDYQSKLTLMSESLRNDGRVWAPKKSADRRSPEQIPEEERDYYLERKYPSYGNLAPRDIASRSAKEACDEGRGVGEHGLGVYLDFRDSIQRLGSDVIAQRYGNLFQMYERITGEDPYRVPMRIYPAVHYTMGGLWVDYNLESTIPGLFVIGEANFSDHGANRLGASALMQGLADGYFVLPYTISNYLAGVSRDPVTPSGDAFKEAESAVNGRLQRLLGINGKRSVDSFHKELGRIMWDQCGMARNRAGLSEALQKIPALREEFWQNVRVLGEGENLNQSLEKAGRVADFLEFGELMCADALTREESCGGHFREEYQIEGEAKRDDTNFSHAAVWEHQGEGKAPKRHIEPLVYENIKLATRSYK, from the coding sequence ATGAATCTCGATCCCAAGATCCCATCCGGCCCATTGGCCGACAAATGGACCAGCTACAAAGGCAATGCCAAGCTAGTTAATCCGGCAAATAAACGAAAATATACAGTCATTGTAGTAGGCACTGGGTTGGCCGGGGGGTCTGCGGCGGCAACTTTGGCTGAGCTTGGCTACAATGTGCTTTGCTTTTGCTTTCAGGACAGTCCTCGACGTGCGCACTCGATTGCGGCACAGGGCGGGATTAATGCAGCCAAGAATTACCAGGGCGATGGCGATAGCGTTTACCGGCTGTTTTACGACACAATCAAGGGCGGTGATTTTCGTTCTCGCGAGGCCAATGTTTACCGCTTGGCCGAGGTTAGCCGCAACATCATTGACCAGTGCGTAGCGCAAGGCGTCCCTTTTGCGCGGGAGTATGGTGGTCAGCTCGCCAATAGGTCTTTTGGCGGTGCCCAGGTGTCTCGTACTTTCTACGCTCGGGGGCAGACTGGGCAGCAGTTGCTTTTGGGAGCTTATCAGTCGCTTGAAAGGCAGATTGCTGCTGGCAAAGTGAAGATGTTCCCGCGCACAGAGATGTTGGACCTGGTAGTTAAAGACGGAAAAGCCACAGGTATTGTGGTTCGCAGCTTGGTAACTGGCAAGGTCGAGAGCTTTGCAGCCCACGCCGTCGTGCTCGCCAGTGGCGGATATGGTAATGTCTTCTACCTGTCGACTAACGCCAAGGGATCTAACGTCACCGCCACGTTTCGTGCCTATAAGCGAGGCGCAGGTTTCGGTAATCCTTGTTTTACGCAAATTCATCCAACTTGCATTCCAGTGAGTGGTGATTACCAAAGTAAACTGACACTGATGTCGGAATCGTTACGGAACGACGGGCGTGTTTGGGCTCCTAAAAAGTCCGCCGATAGGCGCTCACCGGAGCAAATTCCCGAGGAGGAGCGCGACTACTACCTCGAGCGCAAATACCCAAGCTACGGCAACCTAGCGCCTCGGGACATTGCATCGCGGTCGGCTAAGGAGGCCTGTGATGAGGGTCGCGGAGTAGGAGAGCATGGTCTCGGTGTTTATCTTGATTTCCGCGATTCTATCCAGAGACTTGGGTCAGATGTCATCGCTCAGCGCTACGGCAACCTCTTTCAGATGTACGAACGAATCACTGGTGAGGATCCCTATAGGGTGCCGATGCGCATCTACCCTGCTGTCCATTACACGATGGGTGGACTTTGGGTGGACTATAACCTAGAGAGCACGATTCCAGGTCTTTTTGTAATCGGTGAGGCTAATTTTTCCGACCATGGAGCAAATCGCCTTGGCGCAAGTGCTCTCATGCAGGGTCTTGCTGACGGCTATTTTGTCCTGCCTTACACGATAAGTAACTACTTGGCAGGTGTGAGTCGTGATCCTGTGACCCCGTCAGGCGATGCCTTCAAAGAAGCGGAGTCTGCTGTCAACGGTAGACTCCAAAGGTTGCTCGGCATCAATGGAAAGCGGTCTGTTGATAGCTTTCACAAAGAACTTGGTCGCATTATGTGGGATCAGTGCGGCATGGCCAGGAACCGTGCTGGTTTAAGTGAGGCTCTGCAAAAGATTCCCGCTCTGCGAGAGGAGTTTTGGCAAAACGTCCGTGTGCTTGGTGAGGGTGAAAACTTAAACCAATCACTTGAAAAAGCTGGGCGCGTGGCCGACTTTCTTGAGTTTGGTGAGCTCATGTGCGCTGATGCGTTAACCCGTGAGGAATCCTGCGGGGGTCACTTCCGCGAGGAGTACCAAATTGAGGGCGAAGCCAAACGCGATGATACAAATTTTTCCCATGCGGCGGTGTGGGAGCATCAAGGCGAAGGTAAGGCTCCGAAGCGTCACATAGAGCCTTTGGTTTATGAAAACATCAAGCTCGCGACGAGGAGCTATAAGTAA
- a CDS encoding succinate dehydrogenase cytochrome b subunit: protein MSWFKQYIRSSIGAKSAVALTGLAMVGFVVAHLSGNLLIFAGRDAINAYSEWLHSKGALLWVARLGLLAMVGLHIFFTIKLNIHNKNARPVAYAKKSYTKAKAASRSMVLSGLVLLSYIVYHLAHLTFRVTNPEFAQLDVYTMLVSSFKSPMVSFSYVVGMVLLGAHLSHGISSLFQTLGLNHPKYNSMIRAIGPILGVVLALGFSSIPVSVLLGLVQ, encoded by the coding sequence ATGTCCTGGTTTAAACAATACATTCGTTCATCAATTGGGGCTAAGTCAGCAGTAGCTTTGACAGGTTTGGCTATGGTGGGATTTGTTGTAGCCCATCTTTCGGGTAATTTGCTGATTTTTGCCGGCAGAGATGCCATCAACGCATACTCTGAATGGCTCCACAGCAAGGGGGCCTTGCTGTGGGTGGCGCGCCTTGGTCTTCTGGCCATGGTCGGACTGCACATCTTTTTTACGATCAAGCTAAACATTCATAATAAAAATGCAAGACCCGTAGCTTACGCTAAAAAATCATATACGAAAGCCAAGGCGGCATCGCGCTCGATGGTACTCAGTGGGTTGGTGCTGTTGAGTTACATCGTATATCACTTAGCGCACCTGACCTTTCGCGTAACTAATCCTGAGTTTGCCCAACTAGATGTCTATACCATGCTGGTGAGCTCTTTTAAGAGCCCGATGGTCTCATTTAGTTACGTTGTTGGAATGGTTTTACTTGGTGCGCATCTCTCTCATGGCATTTCAAGTCTCTTCCAAACGCTCGGACTAAACCATCCCAAGTACAATTCGATGATACGTGCCATTGGTCCAATTCTTGGTGTTGTATTGGCTTTAGGTTTTTCCAGTATTCCTGTCTCGGTGCTGCTTGGCTTAGTGCAATAA
- a CDS encoding insulinase family protein, whose translation MIHEILPSGVEVVVKENHFTPVVAIQVWVGVGSMHEASDERGMAHFLEHMLFKGTARRGVGEIASTVEACGGEINAYTTFDQTVFHLTLGAAYADLGVDLLFDAFAFSLLDESEVEREREVILEEIRRSNDSPGSILGRRVFELMFEGSEAGRPIIGSEQSVSGFTREQLVDFYKKWYRANNCKVVVTGSFDGAAMLAQLESTFGSLIVESSAQDLAQPRAPMRPVPSKDWPKVSLIKGDYQQPRLAVVYPAPSLEHLDSTALDVAAFALGAGEMSRLNRRLRDEEGLVSSISASVYSPFFGGIFEISALVSPDSLAASIAGIAREVSLISNVEPVTGDELSRTRANLRSDRIYQEETVDGQARALGFGLRTSQKLLYDDVYMAMINHMPETAVQGAARRWLKPEDAAIVALIPNDMEGDESDLRAQFRAGVLAGRRGSPYGLSSLINKRPDIGTKQAEIIQINDGLKLIHRSNPHVELFTLTAATEGGLRAESSVTAGLYNAMFSLVGMASKERSFESLVTQVEGLGASLEGFSGKDSAGIHMQCLSEQTDQMLRLFREAFLSPVFPEQQWISTKREIMQSLIAQTDSPSSICVRKFQERLFGEHPYRNPVTGTLETVAKFQLTDLADTYESVVGSGPWVIAVASNLSTAEVEALISEALDGFTPQASRRQFNTSDKLGTSAFGSESICKAREQVHLAYGFRGLTWDDPDRAALDVLTTVLGGHGGRLFRELRDRQSLAYSVSPLVSYGCDPGLVGAYIACAPEKRERAMEALRLEFENLVSRPPSSTEIERAISYIVGSHEMGLQKSDAQTSTMALMELYGFGYDDFLVYPRAVGRVTASDVQRVATRLFVANKSVDVTVGPDQ comes from the coding sequence ATGATTCACGAAATACTCCCGAGCGGTGTTGAGGTTGTCGTCAAAGAGAACCACTTTACACCGGTGGTAGCTATTCAGGTTTGGGTTGGTGTGGGTTCCATGCACGAGGCTTCCGATGAGCGAGGCATGGCGCACTTTCTTGAGCATATGCTCTTCAAAGGAACGGCCCGACGAGGGGTCGGAGAAATTGCCTCAACAGTTGAAGCTTGTGGTGGGGAGATCAATGCATATACCACATTCGATCAGACTGTCTTCCACTTAACACTTGGCGCCGCTTATGCGGACCTAGGTGTTGACCTGTTGTTTGATGCGTTTGCCTTCAGTTTACTGGATGAGTCCGAGGTAGAGCGTGAGCGTGAGGTCATTCTTGAGGAGATCAGACGATCGAACGATAGCCCGGGGAGCATTTTAGGGCGCCGCGTATTTGAGCTCATGTTTGAGGGCTCGGAGGCCGGACGTCCAATTATTGGGTCAGAACAGAGTGTATCGGGTTTCACCCGCGAGCAATTGGTCGATTTCTATAAAAAATGGTACCGAGCCAATAATTGCAAAGTGGTGGTTACCGGGTCATTTGACGGCGCAGCGATGCTTGCTCAACTGGAGAGTACGTTCGGCTCACTAATTGTTGAGTCCAGCGCACAGGATCTAGCACAACCGCGTGCGCCAATGCGTCCAGTGCCAAGCAAGGATTGGCCGAAAGTCTCCCTAATCAAGGGGGATTATCAACAACCTCGGTTGGCGGTAGTTTATCCAGCTCCATCGCTGGAGCACTTAGATAGCACCGCATTGGATGTAGCGGCCTTTGCCCTTGGTGCAGGGGAGATGAGTCGTCTTAATCGTCGCCTTCGTGATGAAGAAGGCCTTGTTTCAAGTATCAGCGCTTCGGTTTATTCACCATTTTTTGGTGGAATTTTTGAGATTAGTGCGCTGGTGAGCCCAGACTCTCTGGCTGCATCGATCGCAGGTATTGCACGCGAAGTTTCTCTGATTTCAAACGTGGAGCCCGTAACTGGGGATGAACTGAGTCGTACCCGAGCTAATCTCAGGTCAGATCGTATCTATCAAGAAGAAACGGTGGATGGTCAGGCGCGAGCCCTAGGTTTCGGTCTTCGGACCTCGCAGAAGTTGCTTTATGACGATGTTTACATGGCGATGATCAATCACATGCCGGAGACAGCGGTGCAAGGAGCGGCGAGGCGGTGGCTGAAACCAGAAGATGCGGCCATTGTCGCGCTGATACCTAATGATATGGAAGGCGACGAATCTGATTTGCGTGCGCAGTTCCGTGCCGGAGTTTTGGCTGGTCGGCGCGGCTCCCCTTATGGACTTTCATCGCTCATAAATAAACGACCCGACATTGGCACAAAGCAGGCTGAAATCATCCAAATTAATGATGGGCTTAAGCTGATCCATCGATCGAATCCCCACGTCGAGCTTTTTACACTGACCGCGGCTACCGAGGGTGGCTTGCGTGCGGAGTCCTCCGTCACGGCTGGACTTTACAATGCCATGTTCTCTTTAGTTGGAATGGCCAGTAAGGAGCGTAGTTTTGAGTCCTTGGTTACTCAGGTAGAGGGGCTGGGGGCGAGCCTCGAAGGGTTCAGCGGGAAGGATTCGGCCGGCATACACATGCAGTGCTTGTCAGAGCAAACGGATCAGATGCTGCGACTTTTCCGGGAGGCGTTCTTAAGTCCGGTGTTTCCCGAGCAGCAGTGGATTTCGACGAAACGCGAAATCATGCAAAGTTTAATCGCACAAACAGATTCGCCGAGTAGTATCTGTGTACGTAAGTTTCAAGAGCGCCTATTTGGTGAGCACCCTTATCGCAATCCAGTGACTGGAACACTGGAAACGGTGGCTAAGTTCCAGCTCACGGATTTAGCGGATACCTACGAGAGCGTTGTAGGGTCCGGACCGTGGGTGATTGCTGTTGCCTCCAACCTATCTACTGCGGAAGTTGAGGCGTTAATCTCAGAGGCCCTCGATGGCTTTACCCCGCAAGCGTCCAGGCGGCAATTTAACACGTCAGATAAGTTAGGAACCAGCGCGTTTGGCAGCGAATCGATTTGTAAGGCAAGGGAGCAGGTGCACCTAGCCTACGGTTTTAGGGGACTGACTTGGGATGATCCCGATAGGGCTGCCCTAGACGTGTTGACGACCGTGTTGGGTGGCCATGGTGGCCGCCTTTTCAGAGAGTTGAGAGATCGGCAGAGTTTAGCATATTCCGTAAGCCCCTTGGTCAGTTATGGGTGTGACCCTGGTCTGGTGGGAGCCTACATAGCCTGTGCCCCTGAAAAGCGTGAACGTGCCATGGAAGCACTGCGCCTTGAATTTGAAAATCTTGTCTCTAGGCCCCCGTCCTCGACAGAGATAGAGCGTGCGATAAGCTATATTGTCGGGTCGCACGAGATGGGCTTGCAAAAAAGCGATGCTCAGACTAGCACCATGGCATTGATGGAGCTTTACGGCTTCGGCTATGACGATTTCTTGGTATATCCAAGGGCTGTCGGCAGGGTCACCGCGAGTGACGTCCAGCGAGTTGCCACACGGCTATTTGTTGCCAATAAATCCGTGGATGTTACTGTGGGGCCCGATCAATAA
- the yajC gene encoding preprotein translocase subunit YajC: MIQLILNAATAMAQATEVAPAKSPSLVEMLAMPVGFLFIMYFLIIRPQQKKAKEHADLLTNLKAGDEVVTSGGIIGKVRAVAESFVTIEVANNTAIKVMKSNVSGLTKQPTAKDAVKA, from the coding sequence GTGATTCAACTCATTCTTAACGCGGCTACCGCCATGGCGCAAGCGACCGAAGTGGCACCAGCCAAGAGCCCCTCGCTAGTTGAGATGCTGGCTATGCCAGTGGGTTTTCTATTTATCATGTACTTTCTTATCATTAGGCCGCAGCAGAAAAAGGCCAAAGAGCATGCCGATCTTCTGACCAATCTAAAGGCAGGAGACGAGGTTGTAACTTCTGGTGGCATTATTGGTAAGGTCAGAGCTGTGGCTGAGTCATTTGTGACCATAGAGGTGGCAAATAACACTGCGATCAAGGTCATGAAGTCTAATGTGTCAGGTTTGACGAAGCAACCGACTGCCAAGGATGCCGTTAAAGCCTAG
- a CDS encoding ATP-dependent DNA helicase PcrA, with amino-acid sequence MRLDLDELNSPQRDAVTTIDGPVMILAGAGTGKTRVITYRLAYMLGAGIPAESIVALSFTNKAAKEMSERVRRLIGERAKKSWLGTFHSFCLSLLRRFPNEAGLTPGFSLAGTADQLDLVRKGLEEKNWAGLYHIDQLHHQIGMAKNQLLTAEDLRSGKGVGRVGIDNQVLSEVFDLYERQLRLNRVIDFDDCIYKTVLMLRRNPSICERIQREYRYFMVDEYQDTNTSQLAVLELLASSSHDVCVVGDDDQSIYSWRGAMYEVLERFEQLFPNTRVIKLEQNYRCSNVILDAANTVIRNNQRRKEKTLWSASQETAPIVLSPCEDETAEANLVAEKCISLMGGGLEPRDVGILYRANKQSTPIELALREARLPYRTYGGQSFFEKKEVKDFVCYLRLVLDSEDRLALWRIVNTPNRGIGLKTLERIEDQAKSTKLSPFQVMRDLSQLNGKAESAMRAFVQLIDQLRELPLDTADHYEALGLQILKLSGLEQGIRLRTEDTGSRERKISNLRSLPKWFGTLARESSDDTGNVNVRDLLDSLALDNDRKEETKDGGNHISLMTIHASKGLEFPAVFVIGLEEEQLPHKNSIQDPQALCEERRLFYVALTRAKKKLHLSYCLDRSSGYQGKQSRQPSRFLDEVPAQTFLRSDDAVNLANRISSENERKAQTAKRLGSLRESLNGWRR; translated from the coding sequence ATGCGCCTCGACCTAGACGAACTTAATAGCCCCCAAAGGGATGCCGTTACCACAATTGACGGGCCTGTAATGATTCTCGCTGGGGCGGGTACCGGCAAAACCCGGGTCATCACTTATCGCTTAGCATATATGCTGGGTGCGGGCATCCCGGCCGAATCGATTGTGGCTCTCTCCTTTACAAACAAAGCCGCCAAAGAGATGTCTGAACGGGTGCGCAGGCTCATTGGGGAGCGTGCCAAAAAGTCGTGGCTCGGTACCTTTCATAGCTTCTGTCTGAGCCTGCTTCGACGATTTCCGAACGAGGCGGGTCTAACTCCCGGGTTCAGCCTGGCGGGTACTGCAGACCAGCTCGATCTGGTACGCAAAGGACTAGAGGAAAAAAATTGGGCCGGTCTGTACCACATAGACCAGTTGCACCACCAAATTGGAATGGCCAAGAATCAGCTACTCACGGCCGAAGACCTTAGGTCTGGTAAGGGTGTTGGTCGCGTTGGCATCGACAACCAGGTGCTTTCGGAGGTTTTCGATCTTTACGAGCGCCAACTTCGTCTCAATCGAGTCATTGATTTTGATGATTGCATATACAAAACTGTGTTGATGCTTCGGAGAAATCCCAGTATTTGCGAGAGAATCCAACGTGAATACAGATATTTCATGGTAGATGAGTATCAGGACACCAATACCTCTCAGCTTGCCGTATTGGAGCTGTTGGCTAGCTCTTCGCATGATGTCTGTGTGGTTGGGGACGATGATCAATCAATTTATTCGTGGCGCGGGGCTATGTACGAGGTCCTGGAGCGCTTTGAACAACTATTTCCGAACACTAGGGTCATCAAGCTCGAACAAAACTACCGTTGCTCTAACGTAATCTTGGACGCTGCCAATACTGTTATCCGGAACAATCAAAGGCGCAAAGAGAAGACACTGTGGAGCGCCTCTCAAGAAACCGCGCCGATAGTTCTAAGCCCTTGCGAAGACGAAACCGCAGAGGCAAACTTGGTGGCAGAAAAGTGTATAAGCTTGATGGGTGGCGGTCTTGAGCCCCGCGATGTAGGAATACTATACAGAGCCAACAAGCAATCTACCCCGATTGAGCTAGCTCTGAGAGAGGCGCGCCTACCATACCGTACTTACGGAGGCCAAAGTTTTTTCGAGAAGAAAGAGGTCAAGGACTTTGTTTGCTATCTACGTCTTGTACTAGACTCTGAGGACAGACTGGCCCTGTGGCGCATTGTCAATACACCGAACCGTGGCATCGGCCTGAAAACCTTAGAACGCATTGAAGACCAAGCAAAATCCACGAAACTTTCCCCATTTCAGGTTATGCGAGATCTGAGTCAATTAAACGGCAAGGCTGAGTCAGCCATGCGCGCTTTTGTCCAACTCATTGATCAACTGCGCGAGCTACCTCTAGACACCGCTGACCACTACGAGGCCCTTGGCTTGCAGATACTGAAGTTGTCGGGACTTGAGCAGGGCATACGCTTGCGGACCGAGGATACAGGCTCGCGAGAACGTAAAATTAGCAATTTGCGGAGTTTACCCAAGTGGTTCGGCACTCTTGCCAGAGAGTCCAGTGACGATACTGGCAACGTCAATGTTCGTGACCTGCTTGATTCGCTAGCCCTAGACAACGATAGGAAAGAAGAAACCAAAGATGGCGGCAATCACATTTCCTTGATGACGATTCATGCCTCTAAAGGCCTTGAGTTTCCAGCCGTTTTTGTGATTGGACTCGAGGAGGAACAATTGCCTCACAAGAACAGCATTCAAGATCCTCAGGCATTATGTGAGGAGCGACGACTTTTCTATGTTGCACTGACCCGGGCTAAGAAAAAGCTCCACCTTAGTTACTGCCTCGATAGAAGTTCTGGTTATCAAGGTAAACAGTCACGTCAGCCCTCTCGGTTCCTTGACGAAGTGCCAGCTCAAACCTTTCTGCGCTCAGACGATGCCGTCAATTTAGCTAATAGGATTTCGTCGGAAAACGAACGCAAGGCCCAGACGGCAAAGCGACTAGGTTCCTTGCGGGAAAGTCTTAATGGATGGCGTCGCTAG